Proteins co-encoded in one Candidatus Pelagibacter sp. RS40 genomic window:
- the efp gene encoding elongation factor P, whose amino-acid sequence MKINATEIRVGMILEHKDDLWEVLKTQHVKPGKGGAFAQVEMKSLNKNTKLNERFRSSETVEKASLEEIKFNYLYDDETDYFFMNPESFEQINIKKEIVGDKGKMLTENLDVTINFHDETPLSVNLPNQIKSKIETTDAALKGQTVSSSYKPATLDNGLSIQVPPFIESGDEIIVDTRTVEYVKKV is encoded by the coding sequence ATGAAAATAAATGCAACTGAAATAAGAGTTGGAATGATATTAGAACATAAAGACGATTTGTGGGAAGTATTAAAAACACAGCATGTAAAACCTGGCAAAGGTGGGGCTTTTGCACAAGTAGAAATGAAAAGTTTAAATAAAAATACAAAACTAAATGAAAGATTTAGATCTAGTGAAACCGTAGAAAAAGCATCTTTGGAAGAGATAAAATTTAATTATCTTTATGATGATGAAACAGATTATTTTTTTATGAATCCTGAAAGTTTTGAGCAGATTAATATTAAAAAAGAGATTGTGGGAGATAAAGGAAAAATGTTAACTGAAAATTTAGATGTCACAATCAATTTCCATGATGAGACACCTTTAAGCGTTAATTTACCCAATCAAATAAAAAGTAAAATTGAAACAACTGATGCAGCATTAAAAGGTCAAACTGTTTCATCTTCTTATAAGCCAGCAACTCTTGATAACGGTTTGAGTATTCAAGTTCCTCCATTTATAGAAAGTGGAGATGAAATAATTGTTGATACAAGAACAGTTGAATATGTAAAAAAAGTGTAA
- the rpsU gene encoding 30S ribosomal protein S21, with protein MKIEVKDNNVEQALRVLKRKLQRDGFFKIIKLKNTYEKPSEKKKRILQENIKRVKKLNKLKNRI; from the coding sequence ATTAAAATAGAAGTTAAAGATAATAATGTTGAGCAAGCACTGAGAGTTTTAAAAAGAAAACTTCAACGTGATGGTTTTTTTAAGATTATAAAGTTAAAGAATACATATGAAAAACCATCAGAAAAGAAAAAAAGGATTCTTCAAGAAAACATTAAAAGAGTAAAAAAACTTAACAAACTCAAGAATAGGATTTAA
- a CDS encoding sugar transferase, whose translation MIFERLIALIIFLIILPLILIICFIIFLNDFSNPIYSGKRVGKDFKTFSQFKLRSMSKKKKYLSNVTSSSDNDPRITSIGRFLRKTKFDEIPQLINILLGQMSFVGPRPNVVNEVEKYYNEEKKLLSVKPGITDFSSIVFSDEGEILSESKDPDLDYNLYIRFWKSSLGIIYIKHRSVKLYLYIVFLTIMNFFNREKTLFLISKKINALSDKYSLISEICLRQKKLKAISFNNHNFLKLMNY comes from the coding sequence ATGATATTTGAGAGATTGATTGCTCTGATTATTTTCTTAATTATCTTACCTTTAATTCTGATAATTTGTTTTATTATTTTTTTAAATGATTTCTCAAATCCAATTTATTCAGGGAAAAGAGTTGGAAAAGATTTTAAAACTTTTAGCCAATTTAAACTTAGATCAATGTCAAAAAAAAAAAAATATCTTTCTAATGTAACATCATCATCAGATAATGATCCGAGAATAACATCAATTGGTCGCTTTTTAAGAAAGACGAAATTTGATGAAATACCTCAATTAATAAATATTCTTCTTGGACAAATGTCATTTGTTGGACCACGTCCTAACGTAGTTAATGAGGTGGAAAAATATTATAATGAAGAGAAAAAATTATTAAGTGTAAAACCTGGAATAACCGATTTTTCGTCAATTGTTTTTTCAGACGAAGGGGAAATTTTAAGTGAATCCAAAGATCCAGATTTAGATTATAATTTATATATAAGATTTTGGAAAAGCTCTTTAGGAATAATTTATATTAAACATAGATCAGTTAAACTTTATCTTTATATTGTATTTTTAACAATTATGAATTTTTTCAATAGGGAAAAAACATTATTTTTAATTTCAAAAAAAATCAATGCACTATCAGATAAATACTCTTTAATTTCTGAAATTTGTTTAAGACAAAAAAAGTTAAAAGCAATTTCATTTAACAATCATAACTTTTTAAAATTGATGAATTACTAA
- the rpmE gene encoding 50S ribosomal protein L31 — translation MKKNLHPNYHTIKVEMTDGSQFETKSTWGSEGEVLKLEIDPKSHAAWTGGKQKILDKGRISKFNKKFQNFRSEKNS, via the coding sequence ATGAAAAAAAATTTACACCCTAACTACCATACAATTAAAGTTGAAATGACAGACGGATCTCAATTTGAAACTAAATCTACATGGGGATCTGAAGGAGAGGTTCTAAAATTAGAAATTGACCCTAAATCGCATGCTGCTTGGACAGGTGGAAAACAAAAAATATTAGATAAAGGTAGAATAAGTAAGTTCAATAAAAAATTCCAAAATTTTAGATCAGAGAAAAATAGTTAA
- the thiE gene encoding thiamine phosphate synthase, translated as MKIQNKRFVYLISPTKIPDNTFFKSLELVFKSKKVSFFQLRLKNEKLSKKIFFSKKIIKICRKYGVKFLVNDDPILALKVNADGCHLGQKDMSIIKAKKILKNKIIGITCHNSIRLAKKALMNGANYIAVGAFYKTKTKKVKFRAKPSILRKIKKLSENPIVAIGGINEKNYKKLLLNKANFLAISGYIWNNNKYKPYEAIEKLK; from the coding sequence TTGAAAATTCAAAATAAGAGATTTGTTTATTTAATCTCTCCCACAAAAATACCCGATAATACATTTTTTAAATCTCTAGAACTCGTTTTTAAATCAAAAAAGGTAAGTTTTTTTCAATTAAGATTAAAAAATGAAAAGCTTTCTAAAAAAATTTTTTTTTCAAAAAAAATAATCAAGATCTGTAGAAAATATGGTGTTAAATTTTTAGTTAATGATGATCCAATTCTTGCTTTAAAAGTCAATGCAGATGGTTGTCATTTGGGGCAAAAAGATATGAGCATCATTAAAGCAAAAAAAATTTTAAAGAATAAAATAATTGGAATTACTTGCCATAATTCAATTAGATTAGCAAAAAAAGCTTTAATGAATGGAGCGAATTATATTGCTGTTGGCGCTTTTTATAAAACTAAAACAAAAAAAGTAAAGTTTAGAGCAAAACCAAGTATTTTAAGAAAAATAAAAAAACTGAGTGAAAACCCTATTGTTGCAATTGGTGGTATAAACGAAAAAAACTATAAAAAACTTTTGTTGAACAAAGCAAACTTTTTGGCTATTTCAGGCTACATTTGGAATAATAATAAATACAAACCTTACGAAGCAATAGAAAAATTAAAATGA
- a CDS encoding inositol monophosphatase family protein, protein MNSISPNLNIMIKACEKASKVIIRDFGEIENLQVSKKGPRDFVTKTDKKVEKILIEELSKAKKNYSFITEESGIIKNTNEEACWIIDPIDGTINFMHGIPHFAISIALRINDELKSGLIFDPIKNEIFYAEKNSGAYFNNHRVRVSSKIDLEECLFSSNSYGVKFATPNLNMRNTGCAALDLAYVGSGRLDGFFHNKINIWDIAAGILIIDEAGGKVSDISAFKDEAIDLRASNSNIYKKMLEKIKNF, encoded by the coding sequence ATGAATTCAATTTCCCCAAATTTAAATATTATGATTAAAGCTTGTGAAAAAGCTTCTAAAGTAATTATAAGAGATTTTGGTGAAATAGAAAATTTACAAGTATCTAAAAAAGGTCCAAGAGACTTTGTAACTAAGACAGATAAAAAAGTAGAAAAAATACTTATTGAAGAACTTTCAAAAGCAAAAAAAAATTATTCTTTTATTACTGAGGAAAGTGGAATAATCAAAAATACAAATGAAGAAGCTTGTTGGATAATTGATCCGATAGATGGAACAATTAATTTCATGCATGGAATACCTCACTTTGCTATATCAATAGCTTTGAGGATTAATGATGAATTGAAATCTGGTTTAATTTTTGATCCAATTAAAAATGAGATTTTTTATGCTGAAAAAAACAGTGGAGCATATTTTAACAATCATAGAGTAAGAGTTTCTAGTAAAATTGATTTGGAAGAATGTTTATTTTCCTCTAATAGCTATGGAGTAAAATTTGCAACTCCAAATTTAAATATGAGAAATACTGGATGTGCAGCTCTTGATTTGGCATATGTAGGATCTGGAAGATTAGATGGTTTTTTTCATAACAAAATTAATATATGGGATATTGCAGCTGGTATTTTAATCATTGATGAAGCAGGTGGTAAAGTAAGTGACATTAGTGCGTTTAAAGATGAAGCTATAGATCTAAGGGCCTCAAACAGTAATATTTACAAAAAAATGCTTGAAAAAATAAAAAACTTTTAA
- a CDS encoding NAD(P) transhydrogenase subunit alpha has product MKLGSIKENLEIEKRIAITPEIVKKYKSLNLNIILPKGYGEHLGIFDKEFINEGAEILDNEHKVLSEADVVLQMNLIAEENFEKLKNKQILIGVLNPYSNKEKINKLLEKKINCFSLELLPRITRAQSMDILSSQANLAGYKAVVDSFAYYQKAIPMMMTAAGTIPAAKVLVVGAGVAGLQAIATAKRMGSIVYATDVRLASKEQVESLGGKFLVVEGAENLETEGGYAKEASEEFKQKQENLIKETLKKIDIVICTALIPGKKAPLIVKKDMIEAMQSGSVIYDLAASQGGNTELTKVNEIIDHNGVKIMGDSNILNKLPNSASNLYAKNMFNFVSNLYDKDNKKFSINLEDEIIEKTQIK; this is encoded by the coding sequence ATGAAATTAGGATCAATAAAAGAAAACCTAGAAATAGAAAAGCGTATAGCTATTACACCAGAAATAGTTAAAAAATATAAATCATTAAATCTTAATATAATTCTACCCAAAGGGTATGGTGAACATCTAGGTATTTTTGATAAGGAATTTATTAATGAGGGAGCAGAAATATTGGATAATGAACATAAAGTATTATCGGAGGCTGATGTAGTTTTACAAATGAATTTAATTGCTGAAGAAAATTTTGAAAAATTGAAAAATAAGCAAATTTTAATCGGTGTTTTAAACCCTTACTCAAATAAAGAAAAAATTAATAAACTTTTAGAAAAAAAAATAAATTGTTTTTCACTTGAACTTTTACCAAGAATTACAAGAGCACAATCAATGGACATACTTTCATCTCAAGCAAATTTAGCGGGATATAAAGCAGTAGTAGATTCCTTCGCTTATTATCAAAAAGCTATACCTATGATGATGACTGCCGCAGGCACAATCCCGGCGGCTAAAGTATTAGTAGTAGGAGCAGGTGTTGCAGGTTTACAAGCTATAGCGACAGCAAAAAGGATGGGAAGTATAGTTTATGCAACAGATGTAAGGCTAGCATCAAAGGAACAAGTTGAGAGTTTAGGTGGCAAATTCCTAGTTGTTGAGGGTGCAGAAAATTTAGAGACCGAAGGTGGGTATGCAAAAGAAGCATCTGAAGAATTTAAACAAAAACAAGAAAATTTAATAAAAGAAACATTAAAAAAAATTGATATAGTTATTTGTACTGCTTTGATACCAGGAAAAAAAGCTCCATTAATTGTTAAAAAAGATATGATTGAAGCGATGCAAAGCGGGTCTGTAATTTATGATCTTGCAGCTTCTCAGGGAGGAAATACTGAGCTTACAAAAGTAAATGAAATTATAGATCATAATGGAGTTAAAATAATGGGAGATAGCAATATTTTAAATAAACTTCCAAATTCGGCCTCAAATTTATATGCAAAAAATATGTTCAATTTTGTAAGCAATTTATATGATAAAGATAATAAAAAATTTTCTATTAATCTTGAAGATGAAATTATAGAAAAAACTCAAATTAAATAA
- the ykgO gene encoding type B 50S ribosomal protein L36, which produces MKIASSLKSLKKRDLNSKLVRRRGRVYIINKKNPKFKARQK; this is translated from the coding sequence ATGAAAATTGCCAGTTCTTTAAAGTCATTGAAAAAAAGAGACCTAAATTCTAAATTGGTAAGAAGACGCGGTCGTGTTTATATTATCAATAAAAAAAACCCTAAATTTAAAGCAAGACAGAAATAG
- a CDS encoding polysaccharide biosynthesis protein, protein MLKKLYNLFGSISDLPRYVKQFAAVICDFSLTIISFWLSFYLRLDEFIKLKENTLTSALALAVLAVLVFWISGFYKTIFRYSGKSALSSISLAIGIYGLLTIILITIYGISGVPRSIGIIHPLVLFFLVYVSRLFVRYFLDGNFFLKNNKSSQSRVIIYGAGAAGRQLISVLEDAREMKVLGFIDDNLQLQNKLINGMMVYSVKNLDYLIKSKDVSHVLLAIPSANRSKRIEILDKIKKYKVAVITLPSFSDIIKGKISTSDIKELDIEDLLGRDQVLPNQDLLNKNVKNKTIMVTGAGGSIGSELSRQIIKLDPKELILIDISEHSLYKIYSELEQIKLKIEKQLIITPIIASIQDEVRIENIIKTFRPNTLYHAAAHKHVPLVEENICEGLNNNIFGTLKIAKIAFSYEISDFVLISSDKAVRPTNVMGVSKRISELCLLAFAGENKHKTKVSLVRFGNVLGSSGSVIPKFKDQIKKGGPVTLTHPEVTRYFMTASEAAQLVIQAGALSQGGDLFILEMGKPIKIKDLIKKIISLSGLSIKDKDNPDGDISIEITGLRPGEKLYEELLLGQNPKSTIHPKIQKVEDPYMNWRELKPHLLSLEKLIEASDVKEILKILKKIVNEYEINNNIVDHVYKFKNNK, encoded by the coding sequence ATGTTAAAAAAACTATATAATTTATTTGGCTCAATATCGGACCTTCCTAGATATGTTAAACAATTTGCAGCTGTCATTTGTGATTTTTCACTTACAATTATCTCTTTTTGGTTATCGTTTTATTTAAGATTAGATGAATTTATAAAATTAAAAGAAAATACTTTGACTTCTGCTTTAGCTTTGGCAGTTTTGGCAGTATTAGTATTTTGGATATCAGGTTTTTATAAAACGATATTTCGCTATTCAGGAAAATCAGCTTTATCATCAATTAGTTTAGCTATAGGGATCTATGGATTATTAACTATTATTTTAATTACAATTTATGGTATTTCTGGTGTACCAAGATCGATAGGAATTATACATCCATTAGTTTTATTTTTTTTAGTATATGTATCAAGATTATTTGTAAGATATTTCTTGGATGGAAACTTTTTTCTTAAAAATAATAAAAGCTCACAATCAAGAGTTATTATTTACGGAGCCGGAGCAGCTGGTAGACAATTAATATCAGTATTAGAAGATGCACGTGAAATGAAGGTGCTAGGTTTTATTGATGACAATTTGCAACTACAAAATAAACTCATAAATGGAATGATGGTTTATTCAGTAAAAAATTTAGATTATTTAATTAAATCAAAAGATGTATCACATGTTTTATTAGCAATTCCATCAGCCAATAGATCGAAAAGAATAGAAATTTTAGATAAAATAAAAAAATATAAAGTTGCAGTAATTACTCTTCCAAGTTTTTCAGATATAATTAAGGGTAAAATATCTACTTCTGATATTAAGGAATTAGACATTGAGGATTTGCTTGGCAGAGATCAAGTTTTACCAAATCAGGATTTATTGAATAAAAATGTAAAAAATAAAACTATAATGGTCACGGGTGCCGGAGGTTCAATTGGTTCTGAGTTATCAAGGCAAATTATAAAACTTGATCCTAAAGAGTTAATTTTGATTGATATAAGCGAGCATAGTCTTTACAAAATTTACTCAGAACTTGAACAAATAAAATTAAAAATTGAGAAACAGTTGATCATAACGCCTATAATAGCCTCAATTCAAGATGAAGTACGAATTGAAAACATTATAAAAACTTTTAGACCAAATACTTTATATCATGCTGCAGCTCACAAGCATGTTCCTTTAGTTGAGGAGAATATTTGTGAAGGATTAAACAATAATATTTTTGGTACATTAAAAATTGCAAAAATTGCATTTTCCTATGAAATTTCAGATTTTGTATTAATTTCAAGTGATAAAGCAGTTCGACCTACGAATGTAATGGGGGTAAGTAAAAGAATTTCAGAACTTTGTTTGTTGGCTTTCGCAGGTGAAAATAAACATAAAACAAAGGTTTCTTTAGTAAGATTCGGTAATGTATTGGGTTCTTCTGGTTCCGTTATACCAAAGTTTAAAGATCAAATAAAAAAAGGTGGCCCTGTAACTCTTACTCATCCAGAAGTTACTCGTTATTTTATGACTGCGTCAGAAGCAGCTCAATTAGTAATCCAAGCAGGTGCATTATCTCAGGGAGGAGACTTGTTTATATTAGAGATGGGAAAACCTATAAAAATAAAAGATTTAATTAAAAAAATAATTAGCCTTTCAGGATTATCAATTAAAGATAAAGATAATCCAGATGGGGATATTTCGATCGAAATCACAGGATTACGCCCAGGTGAAAAACTTTATGAGGAATTATTATTAGGACAAAATCCAAAATCAACTATTCACCCAAAAATTCAAAAAGTAGAGGATCCATATATGAATTGGAGGGAGTTAAAACCACACTTATTGTCACTAGAAAAATTAATAGAAGCTTCAGATGTTAAGGAAATTTTGAAAATATTAAAAAAAATTGTAAACGAATATGAAATTAACAATAATATAGTAGATCATGTTTATAAGTTCAAAAATAACAAATAA
- a CDS encoding proton-translocating transhydrogenase family protein, whose translation MEIDPFIFRFSIFILSIFVGYYVVWSVTPSLHTPLMSVTNAISSVIIVGAIIAALESNSDKIFETSSIFGFLAIILAAVNIFGGFLVTQRMLQMYKKKKK comes from the coding sequence ATGGAAATAGATCCCTTTATATTCAGATTTAGTATATTTATATTATCAATTTTTGTTGGCTATTACGTGGTTTGGAGTGTAACACCATCTCTACATACTCCATTAATGTCAGTTACAAACGCAATTTCTTCTGTAATAATTGTAGGTGCAATAATTGCAGCTTTAGAAAGCAACTCAGATAAAATTTTTGAAACTTCAAGTATATTTGGTTTTCTTGCAATTATTTTAGCAGCTGTGAATATCTTTGGTGGTTTTTTGGTTACTCAAAGAATGCTTCAAATGTATAAGAAAAAAAAGAAATAA
- a CDS encoding transaldolase family protein gives MIKIFCDIANINQIKKYNKKKIIKGFTTNPSLMRKAGAKDYTKYSKNILAVTNKPVSCEVFADNSKEMILQGNKINKWGRNVYVKVPVTNSEGKFMGAAIETLNKNKVKLNITAVYTAKQTRQILSKIDKRTKVIISIFGGRMADAGKDPVPEFKKSIQFSKNFKNVEILWASTREPYNYIQAKQLGCQIITVPPSIIEKIEKFGKSFQKLTTDTVKGFLIDSKKSKFKI, from the coding sequence TTGATAAAAATTTTTTGTGATATTGCAAATATAAATCAAATTAAAAAATATAATAAAAAAAAAATAATTAAAGGTTTTACAACTAATCCTAGCTTAATGAGGAAAGCTGGAGCTAAAGACTATACTAAATATTCCAAAAATATTCTTGCTGTTACCAACAAACCTGTTTCTTGTGAAGTATTTGCCGATAATTCAAAAGAAATGATATTACAGGGCAATAAAATAAATAAATGGGGAAGAAATGTTTACGTTAAAGTTCCTGTAACTAATTCTGAAGGAAAATTTATGGGGGCCGCTATAGAGACTTTAAACAAAAATAAAGTAAAGCTAAATATAACAGCAGTTTACACAGCAAAACAAACCAGACAAATATTAAGCAAAATAGATAAAAGAACAAAAGTAATAATATCAATATTTGGTGGTAGAATGGCCGATGCAGGCAAAGATCCAGTACCTGAATTTAAAAAAAGTATACAATTTTCAAAAAATTTTAAAAATGTTGAAATACTTTGGGCAAGTACAAGAGAGCCGTACAATTATATCCAAGCAAAGCAATTAGGTTGTCAAATTATTACAGTACCACCCTCTATAATAGAAAAAATTGAAAAATTTGGAAAAAGTTTTCAAAAACTTACAACAGATACTGTTAAAGGTTTTTTGATAGACTCAAAGAAATCTAAATTTAAAATTTGA
- a CDS encoding NAD-dependent epimerase/dehydratase family protein, which yields MKDIIVVTGGAGFVGTNLIQKLLKNTKFKIFSLDNYSTGNKKNHIINSRVKYYRGSTKDIDKIFKKNKNKIKSIFHFGEFARIFQSFKKFDECYTSNTIGSESVFNFCLENKIKLIYSATSASLGNNGNDKNLSPYAFTKSKNLELLENLKKWFNFKFEVIYFYNVYGPGQIETGEMATVIGIFQNQYRNKLPLSVVSPGTQTRRFTYIKDTIDVCYEAWKKNKSKHYSISHKQSFSILKVAKMFGSKIKILPPREGERFASAMTKMSLRNKIIRRYGKKSLKDYVASFIKDQKILK from the coding sequence ATGAAAGATATTATTGTTGTAACGGGTGGAGCTGGATTTGTTGGTACAAATTTAATTCAGAAACTTTTAAAGAACACTAAATTTAAAATTTTTAGTTTAGATAATTATTCTACTGGGAATAAAAAAAATCACATAATAAACTCTAGAGTAAAGTATTACCGCGGAAGCACGAAAGATATAGATAAAATATTCAAAAAAAATAAAAACAAAATAAAATCAATTTTCCACTTTGGCGAATTTGCTAGAATTTTTCAGAGTTTTAAAAAATTTGATGAATGTTATACGTCTAATACAATAGGATCAGAGTCAGTTTTTAACTTTTGTTTAGAAAATAAAATTAAACTGATTTACTCGGCTACATCAGCAAGTTTAGGAAATAATGGAAATGATAAAAATCTTTCACCATATGCATTTACAAAATCAAAAAATTTAGAATTGCTTGAAAATTTAAAAAAATGGTTTAATTTTAAATTTGAGGTAATTTATTTTTATAATGTCTATGGCCCTGGTCAAATTGAAACTGGAGAAATGGCTACAGTTATTGGAATTTTTCAAAATCAATATAGAAATAAATTACCTTTATCCGTTGTAAGTCCAGGTACTCAAACTAGAAGATTTACATATATTAAAGATACTATTGATGTTTGTTATGAGGCATGGAAAAAAAATAAATCAAAACATTATAGTATTTCACATAAACAAAGCTTTTCGATTCTAAAAGTTGCAAAAATGTTTGGCAGTAAAATAAAGATTTTACCACCTAGAGAGGGAGAAAGGTTTGCTTCTGCTATGACAAAAATGTCATTAAGAAACAAAATAATAAGAAGATATGGAAAAAAAAGTTTGAAAGATTATGTTGCTTCGTTTATTAAAGACCAGAAAATTTTAAAATAA
- a CDS encoding NAD(P)(+) transhydrogenase (Re/Si-specific) subunit beta codes for MSANLSATFYLISGILFILALRGLSSPETSRQGNYFGIAGMAIAIIVTFLSVGNFGSGFIYVLIFLVIGGSIGAFIAFKIPMTAMPELVAGFHSLVGLAAVFVAISAFLNPEAFNLGSTGSIKLASLIEMSLGAAIGAITFSGSIIAFLKLRGIMSGAPITFKGQHFINLFIGLAIIFLIYYLCKTQSSNIFWTIVAISFLVGVLLIIPIGGADMPVVISMLNSYSGWAAAGIGFTLENTALIITGALVGSSGAILSYIMCKGMNRSFFNVILGGWGATDQASSEQSKEQKPTKSGNADDAAFLMKNASSVIIVPGYGMAVAQAQHALREMVDALKKNGVKVSYAIHPVAGRMPGHMNVLLAEANVPYDEVFELEEINNDFANCDVAYVIGANDVTNPVAKSDPQSPIYGMPVLDVEKSKSVLFVKRSLSPGYAGIDNDLFYRDNTLMLFADAKKMTEEIVKSL; via the coding sequence ATGTCAGCAAATCTTTCCGCAACCTTTTACTTAATTTCTGGAATTTTATTTATTTTAGCTCTTAGGGGCCTATCTTCTCCAGAGACATCAAGGCAAGGAAATTATTTTGGTATTGCAGGTATGGCGATAGCAATAATTGTTACTTTCTTGTCAGTTGGAAATTTTGGCTCTGGTTTTATTTATGTTTTGATATTTTTAGTAATTGGTGGATCTATTGGTGCATTTATAGCATTTAAAATCCCAATGACTGCGATGCCAGAACTTGTTGCAGGATTTCATAGTTTAGTTGGTTTAGCTGCGGTTTTTGTTGCAATTTCTGCATTTTTAAATCCAGAAGCTTTTAATCTTGGAAGTACAGGAAGTATAAAACTTGCAAGTTTAATTGAAATGTCTTTAGGAGCTGCAATTGGAGCAATTACATTTTCTGGTTCAATTATAGCCTTCTTAAAATTAAGAGGCATAATGTCAGGCGCGCCAATTACTTTTAAAGGACAACATTTTATTAATCTATTTATAGGATTGGCAATTATTTTTTTAATTTATTATTTATGTAAAACTCAATCATCAAATATTTTTTGGACAATTGTAGCTATTTCTTTTTTAGTTGGGGTTTTGCTAATTATTCCAATCGGAGGAGCGGATATGCCAGTAGTAATTTCTATGCTAAATTCATATTCTGGTTGGGCTGCAGCTGGTATCGGATTTACATTAGAAAATACAGCTTTAATTATTACTGGAGCTTTAGTTGGATCATCTGGAGCTATTCTTTCATACATAATGTGCAAAGGTATGAATAGATCATTCTTTAACGTAATTCTTGGAGGGTGGGGAGCAACAGATCAAGCATCATCAGAACAAAGTAAGGAACAAAAACCAACAAAAAGTGGGAATGCAGATGATGCAGCTTTTTTAATGAAAAATGCATCTTCTGTAATAATTGTGCCTGGTTATGGTATGGCTGTTGCTCAAGCACAACACGCATTAAGAGAAATGGTAGATGCATTAAAAAAAAATGGTGTAAAAGTTTCTTATGCAATTCATCCTGTAGCTGGAAGAATGCCTGGACATATGAATGTGTTATTGGCTGAAGCAAATGTTCCTTATGATGAAGTATTTGAATTAGAGGAAATAAACAACGATTTTGCAAACTGTGATGTTGCTTATGTAATTGGAGCAAACGATGTTACAAATCCTGTTGCTAAGTCTGACCCGCAAAGCCCAATATACGGCATGCCTGTTTTAGATGTTGAAAAAAGTAAATCAGTTTTATTTGTAAAAAGAAGTTTGTCACCAGGTTATGCTGGAATTGATAATGATCTATTTTATAGAGATAATACTTTGATGCTGTTTGCAGACGCAAAAAAAATGACAGAAGAAATAGTTAAGAGTTTGTAA
- a CDS encoding cell cycle transcriptional regulator TrcR, protein MSNAPLMPMATAVWLVENTTLTFKQIADFCKLHEVEVQGIADGEVAKGIVGYNPIMSGQLTREEINLSSEDNNRPLNLKTNDVEIENTEKKIKKYVPLSKRQDKPDSALWLIKQHSILKDSQIAKLVGVTKNSVTAIRNKSYWNFNNLNAKDPVAMGLFSQKELVDAIDKAERRIKRERKEKERAQNLK, encoded by the coding sequence ATGTCTAACGCACCTTTAATGCCGATGGCAACCGCTGTTTGGCTAGTTGAAAATACTACACTTACATTTAAACAAATTGCAGATTTTTGCAAACTTCATGAGGTAGAAGTTCAAGGAATAGCTGATGGTGAAGTTGCAAAAGGTATAGTCGGGTACAACCCAATTATGTCTGGTCAACTTACTAGAGAAGAAATTAACTTATCATCTGAGGATAACAATAGACCGTTAAATTTAAAAACAAATGATGTTGAAATTGAGAATACAGAAAAGAAAATTAAAAAATATGTTCCATTATCAAAACGTCAAGATAAGCCAGATTCTGCTCTTTGGTTGATTAAACAACATAGCATTTTAAAAGACTCACAAATTGCAAAGCTTGTTGGAGTTACTAAGAACTCGGTCACAGCAATAAGAAATAAAAGTTATTGGAACTTTAATAATCTAAATGCAAAAGATCCTGTGGCTATGGGATTATTTTCTCAGAAAGAACTTGTAGATGCAATTGATAAGGCAGAAAGACGAATTAAGAGAGAGAGAAAAGAGAAAGAAAGAGCACAAAACTTAAAATAA
- a CDS encoding aa3-type cytochrome c oxidase subunit IV, producing MDNENHKNTWNNFTKFVLWGTIAVICVLVLMAIFLL from the coding sequence ATGGATAATGAGAACCATAAAAATACTTGGAATAATTTTACCAAATTTGTACTTTGGGGAACTATTGCTGTAATTTGTGTTTTAGTATTGATGGCAATCTTTCTTTTATAA